From Xiphophorus couchianus chromosome 23, X_couchianus-1.0, whole genome shotgun sequence, one genomic window encodes:
- the zbtb33 gene encoding transcriptional regulator Kaiso has translation MPSLKLISATDTQYSAAVLKSLNEQRSNGLFCDITIIIQDKKFRAHKTILSASSTYFHQLFAVAGQVIELNFIRPEIFEHILNYIYSSRIIRVRSDMLEELIRAGKILGVKFIANLHSPLSQVKGLPGLSQETGSKSDASPETMPVITESFSISAEEFNQTKKPAGSEEEGDDVVFVSCTDAQTRAASLKANPSDIIDLEKVESENVEPKQSEDSNHVGADARKAAATPKTNGTKCQVNSPDRSSSNSPATHAQPGSLTPEPTSESTDMLGVHKKQVAISSQEGDPKIRLLDVSGVSASSAKGTIEAKQTVTLNTGTEIDSLSSGCKVYANIGEDTYDIVQMKEDPGEGGSKSNKGKRALMATPKKAFDQAPLSPTLSPNRKKNKMELDDHYELIMDGKTFYVCAVCKRPYVCITSLRRHFNTHSWEKKYPCRFCNKVFALAEYRTKHEVCHTGERRYQCLLCNDMFQNYQILSHHCKQVHNQDPSGRKQKDDGDNNLYRLLPCRSKKKSYVTDLPGTPFISEDGSMQEMSPTEMEAMHNSAQSGMYWDDLFAEPGARLQPDSESPSMSSPTQGPMEFEYITP, from the coding sequence ATGCCAAGCCTAAAGCTGATATCTGCGACCGACACGCAGTATTCAGCAGCTGTCCTCAAGTCTCTGAACGAGCAGCGGAGCAATGGCTTGTTTTGTGACATCACCATCATCATACAGGACAAGAAATTCAGAGCGCACAAAACAATCCTGTCGGCCTCCAGCACGTACTTTCACCAGCTTTTTGCCGTCGCCGGACAAGTCATCGAGCTCAACTTCATCCGGCCAGAAATCTTTGAGCACATCCTCAACTACATCTACAGCTCCAGGATCATCCGCGTCCGCTCCGACATGCTGGAGGAACTCATCCGCGCCGGAAAGATCCTGGGAGTGAAGTTTATTGCGAACTTGCATTCGCCGCTGTCACAAGTGAAAGGTCTGCCGGGTTTGTCCCAGGAGACGGGAAGCAAGAGCGACGCCTCTCCGGAGACTATGCCCGTCATCACGGAGTCCTTCTCCATTTCCGCAGAGGAATTCAACCAGACAAAGAAACCCGCGGGAAGCGAGGAGGAAGGCGATGATGTGGTGTTTGTCTCCTGCACCGATGCTCAAACCAGAGCCGCGAGTCTCAAGGCCAACCCTTCTGACATCATCGATTTGGAAAAAGTGGAATCGGAAAATGTTGAACCCAAACAAAGCGAAGATTCGAATCATGTTGGGGCGGATGCACGGAAAGCAGCCGCCACGCCAAAAACTAACGGCACAAAGTGTCAGGTGAACAGTCCGGACCGCAGCTCCAGTAACTCCCCGGCGACGCACGCCCAACCAGGCAGCCTCACACCGGAGCCGACCAGTGAAAGCACCGACATGTTGGGTGTCCACAAGAAGCAAGTCGCCATTTCATCCCAGGAGGGCGATCCCAAAATACGGCTTCTGGATGTTTCCGGAGTCTCTGCTAGCAGCGCCAAGGGAACTATAGAGGCGAAACAGACGGTGACACTCAACACCGGCACGGAAATCGATTCGCTTTCATCCGGATGTAAAGTTTACGCCAACATCGGAGAGGACACATACGACATCGTCCAAATGAAAGAAGACCCAGGAGAAGGAGGATCAAAATCCAACAAAGGGAAAAGAGCTTTAATGGCGACGCCCAAAAAGGCCTTCGACCAGGCACCGCTGTCGCCGACACTCAGTCCCAACAGGAAGAAGAACAAAATGGAGCTGGACGATCACTATGAGCTGATCATGGATGGGAAGACTTTCTACGTTTGCGCCGTGTGCAAACGCCCGTATGTGTGCATCACGAGTCTGCGGCGTCACTTCAACACCCACTCGTGGGAGAAGAAGTACCCGTGTCGCTTCTGCAACAAGGTGTTCGCCCTGGCGGAGTACAGAACTAAACACGAAGTGTGCCACACGGGCGAGAGGCGGTACCAGTGCCTGCTGTGCAACGACATGTTCCAGAACTACCAGATTCTGTCCCACCACTGCAAGCAAGTCCACAATCAGGACCCGAGCGGCAGGAAGCAGAAAGACGACGGCGACAACAACCTGTACCGCCTGCTGCCGTGCAGGTCGAAGAAGAAGTCATACGTGACCGACCTGCCGGGAACGCCGTTCATATCGGAGGACGGCAGCATGCAGGAGATGAGCCCCACCGAAATGGAGGCCATGCACAATTCGGCGCAGAGCGGGATGTACTGGGACGACCTGTTCGCCGAGCCGGGCGCTCGCTTGCAGCCAGACTCCGAGTCGCCGTCGATGAGCTCCCCGACGCAGGGACCCATGGAGTTCGAGTACATCACACCGTAG
- the nkap gene encoding NF-kappa-B-activating protein — translation MPLSDRSSSDGGRDSPSPRARRPRTRSRSRNRSRERSLSPDSFGPKLPKPRNKEREREERERRFKEARNIRRFRIGSPGRSRSRSRSRSRSRDRHNNSTNNNHGHWSEQRDGKHGGFKDDYYYQQQRDDVQRQRQEAFIARRLQERERIGELGCPEVWGYSPRVKEPDSDEFTPVEEDEKNSSSESSSEEEKKKKKKKKKKSKKRKTKKHSEDSELESDSEEEEVKKKRKKKKSKKSKKSKKKKAKKSRKESSDSSSEESEEEEEETGGLMWVEKTGVDENIVGPEAPLTHLSQDDKPLDFGHALLPGEGAAMAEYVKAGKRIPRRGEIGLTSDEIANFEKSGYVMSGSRHRRMEAVRLRKENQIYSADEKRALASFNQEERRKRESKILSSFREMVYRKTKGKEEK, via the exons ATGCCTCTGTCTGACCGGTCCAGCTCCGACGGCGGCAGGGACTCTCCGAGTCCTCGGGCCCGGAGACCCCGTACTCGATCCCGCAGCCGAAACCGTAGCCGAGAGCGTAGCCTGTCTCCGGACAGCTTTGGGCCCAAACTCCCGAAGCCCCGCAACAAGGAGAGGGAGCGAGAGGAGCGGGAACGTCGTTTCAAAGAGGCGAGAAACATCCGAAGATTCCGCATCGGGAGTCCCGGTCGGAGCCGCTCCAGGTCCCGGTCCCGATCCCGGTCCCGGGATCGCCACAAcaacagcaccaacaacaaccacggCCACTGGTCCGAGCAGCGCGATGGAAAACACGGCGGCTTCAAAGATGACTATTACTACCAGCAGCAGAGGGACGACGTCCAGAGGCAGAGGCAGGAGGCGTTCATTGCCAG GCGTCTACAGGAGCGGGAGCGGATCGGTGAGCTCGGTTGTCCTGAAGTCTGGGGATATTCTCCAAGAGTGAAAGAGCCAGA CTCTGATGAATTCACACCAGTTgaagaagatgagaaaaacagcagctcagAATCCAGTTCAGAGG aggaaaagaagaagaaaaaaaagaagaagaagaagtcaaAGAAGAGAAAGACCAAGAAACACTCTGAGGACAGCGAGTTGGAATCAGATTCAGaag aggaagaagtaaaaaagaagagaaagaagaagaaaagtaagAA GTCGAAGAAgtccaagaagaagaaggcgaAGAAGAGCCGGAAAGAGTCCAGTGACTCCAGCAGCGAAGAGtcggaggaagaggaagaggaaactgGTGGGCTGATGTGGGTGGAGAAAACCGGCGTTGATGAGAACATCGTTGGTCCGGAGGCGCCGCTCACTCATCTGTCGCAGGATGACAAACCGCTGGA TTTCGGCCACGCCCTGCTGCCGGGTGAAGGTGCTGCCATGGCGGAGTACGTGAAGGCGGGCAAACGGATCCCTAGAAGAGGAGAAATCGGTCTGACCAGCGACGAGATCGCAAACTTTGAAAAGTCTGGTTACGTCATGAGCGGCAGCAG acATCGTCGTATGGAGGCTGTGCGTCTGAGGAAGGAGAACCAGATCTACAGCGCGGATGAAAAGCGAGCTCTGGCCTCCTTCAaccaggaggagaggaggaaacgCGAGAGCAAGATCCTGTCGAGTTTCAGAGAAATGGTGTACAGAAAAACCAAAGGCAAGGAGGAGAAGTGA
- the ndufa1 gene encoding NADH dehydrogenase [ubiquinone] 1 alpha subcomplex subunit 1: MWYEILPAFGLMTVCMILPGIVTTHIHKFTNGGKEKRIARNPWQWYLMERDKRVSGTEQYFNSKGLENIK; encoded by the exons ATGTGGTATGAAATCCTCCCCGCCTTCGGCCTCATGACAGTCTGCATGATCCTTCCGGGCATTGTGACCACACACATCCATAAGTTCACCAACGGAGGAAAG GAGAAAAGGATCGCTCGGAATCCGTGGCAGTGGTATCTGATGGAGAGGGACAAGAGAGTGTCGGGGACGGAGCAGTACTTTAACTCCAAG GGACTCGAGAACATCAAGTAA
- the upf3b gene encoding regulator of nonsense transcripts 3B, producing the protein MKEDKENTRPKDKRVEIKCEDGEKTEKCKEKKEAMTKIVIRRLPPSLSKEELEEQLQPLPEVDYMEFFSNDTSLFPHLFARAYISFKNQEDIVLFRDRFDGYVFIDNRGQEYPAIVEFAPFQKTAKKRNKKKDSKCGTIAEDPDYKRFLEYYNGDGEKLTSTPETLLEEIEARSKELEAKRTTPLLDFLKNKQRLREEKKEERRRRELERKRLRDEERRKWREEERRKRKEAEKMKRLEKPLENKDKDQTKEEPKIKLLKKPDKSDDGDSEKPKEKFKRPEKPHREDRASGGADHRRRPNFENKEERERKGNEDGRKEFRERDLDREKERERRLREKERIRRQDEERRRRREQQDGENTSRKREEESRKEKAMEKRRSENSADADKMEKPARENKKEESSKRERLRNKDRPAIQLYQPGARSRNRTTRGGADSGSADRKPDSDNKKGADRGED; encoded by the exons ATGAaggaagacaaagaaaacactCGACCGAAAGACAAaagagtggaaataaaatgtgaagatGGAGAGAAGACGGAGAAGTGTAAGGAGAAGAAAGAGGCCATGACAAAG ATTGTGATCAGAAGATTACCTCCAAGTCTGAGTaaagaggagctggaggagcagctgcaACCTCTTCCAGAAGTGGACTACATGGAGTTTTTCTCCAACGACACCAG CCTTTTCCCACATCTCTTCGCAAGGGCTTACATCAGTTTCAAAAATCAGGAGGACATCGTTCTCTTCAGGGATCGATTTGATGGATATGTGTTCATAGATAACAGAG gACAGGAGTATCCTGCCATTGTGGAGTTCGCACCTTTCCAGAAAACCGCcaagaaaagaaataagaagAAGGACTCAAAATGTGGAACAATTGCTGAAG atcCTGATTATAAAAGGTTTCTTGAATATTACAATGGAGATGGAGAGAAGCTGACATCCACACCGGAGACTCTGCTAGAGGAGATCGAGGCAAGATCGAAGGAGCTTGAAG cCAAAAGAACAACTCCTCTTCTGGACTTCCTGAAGAATAAACAG AGACTgagggaggagaagaaggaggagaggaggaggagagagctTGAGCGGAAGCGTCTGCGTGACGAAGAGCGCCGCaaatggagggaggaggagcggaggaagagaaaagaggcGGAGAAGATGAAGAGACTGGAGAAGCCTTTGGAGAACAAAGACAAGGACCAGACTAAAGAAGAACCAAAAATTAAG ctcCTGAAGAAGCCAGACAAAAGCGATGACGGCGATTCTGAGAAACCCAAAGAGAAATTCAAGAGACCAGAGAAGCCACACAGAGAGGACAGAGCGTCAGGCGGCGCCGACCACAGGAGGAGGCCGAACTTTGAAAATAAGGAGGAGCGAGAAAGAAA AGGGAACGAAGACGGGCGGAAGGAGTTCAGGGAGCGCGACTTGGACCGTGAGAAGGAGAGGGAACGACGGCTGAGGGAGAAGGAGCGCATCCGACGGCAGGACGAGGAGCGGCGGAGACGGCGGGAGCAGCAGGACGGAGAGAACACGTCCAGAAAACGAGAGGAGGAGAGCAGAAAGGAGAAGGCgatggagaagaggaggagcgAGAACTCTGCAGACGCCGATAAGATGGAGAAACCAGCCAGAGAGAACAAGAAGGAGGAGAGCAGTAAAAGAGAGAGACTTCGTAATAAG GACCGGCCTGCCATTCAGCTGTACCAGCCGGGGGCCCGTAGCCGCAACCGCACCACCAGAGGCGGCGCCGACTCCGGCTCCGCCGACAGGAAACCCGACTCCGACAACAAGAAGGGGGCCGACAGAGGGGAGGACTGA
- the rpl39 gene encoding large ribosomal subunit protein eL39 — MSSHKTFRIKRFLAKKQKQNRPIPQWIRMKTGNKIRYNSKRRHWRRTKLGL, encoded by the exons atg TCGTCCCACAAGACTTTTAGGATCAAGCGCTTTCTGGCcaagaagcagaaacagaaccgGCCGATTCCTCAGTGGATCAGAATGAAAACTGGCAACAAGATCAG GTACAACTCCAAGAGGAGACACTGGAGGAGGACGAAGCTCGGCCTGTAA
- the sowahd gene encoding ankyrin repeat domain-containing protein SOWAHD isoform X2, with protein sequence MYCSGSQPAAPEQTPGQGSIVERLSRYGMQVMPGASPRRSRLQRQQEVTDGCAPERESVPLVLRRKYLTELLLSRASSSGVGGLLQSLSPDQEDSDWALYPMEHAWMLLAVEGNYETILDFISEDPQLLTRRDFISGYSVLHWLAKRGQDEILLKLLRFAERAGFAVNVNLRGSGGLTPLHVASMQGQFAVVKLLVGAFGANVDAMDYNGKRPWQYLRKDAPVEMKELLGTWDEEHSCGCAQNLNKNVNNNCAGAVSVAACDEADGEETEEVSYFDRAKRSSWRFESLRKLKSSFSFVRSKT encoded by the exons ATGTATTGCAGCGGCTCGCAACCAGCTGCCCCCGAACAGACTCCCGGACAGGGCTCCATTGTGGAGCGGCTGTCTCGGTATGGCATGCAGGTCATGCCCGGAGCCTCCCCGCGTAGGTCGAGGCTGCAGAGGCAGCAAGAAGTCACCGACGGCTGCGCTCCGGAGAGAGAGTCCGTCCCGCTGGTTCTGCGTAGAAAGTACCTGACGGAGCTTCTCCTGAGCCGGGCTTCCAGCAGCGGAGTTGG CGGGTTGCTGCAGAGCCTCTCCCCGGACCAGGAGGACTCGGACTGGGCTCTGTATCCCATGGAGCACGCCTGGATGCTCCTGGCGGTAGAGGGGAACTACGAAACCATCCTGGACTTCATCTCCGAGGACCCGCAGCTGCTGACCCGGCGGGACTTCATCAGCGGATACTCGGTGCTGCATTGGCTGGCCAAGCGGGGACAGGACGAGAtcctgctgaagctgctgcgGTTCGCGGAGCGTGCGGGCTTTGCGGTGAATGTGAACCTGCGGGGCAGCGGCGGGCTGACCCCGCTGCACGTCGCCAGCATGCAGGGCCAGTTCGCGGTCGTCAAGCTGCTGGTCGGGGCTTTCGGCGCCAACGTGGACGCGATGGACTACAACGGGAAGCGGCCGTGGCAGTACCTGCGGAAGGACGCCCCGGTGGAGATGAAGGAGCTGCTGGGCACCTGGGACGAGGAGCACAGCTGCGGCTGTGCGCAAAACCTCAACAAGAACGTCAACAACAACTGCGCTGGCGCAGTGAGCGTGGCCGCATGCGATGAGGCGGATGGCGAAGAAACTGAAGAAGTGAGTTACTTTGACAGAGCCAAGAGAAGCAGCTGGAGGTTCGAGTCTCTAAGGAAGCTGAAATCCTCCTTTTCATTTGTTAGAAGCAAAACTTGA
- the sowahd gene encoding ankyrin repeat domain-containing protein SOWAHD isoform X1 — MYCSGSQPAAPEQTPGQGSIVERLSRYGMQVMPGASPRRSRLQRQQEVTDGCAPERESVPLVLRRKYLTELLLSRASSSGVGSGLLQSLSPDQEDSDWALYPMEHAWMLLAVEGNYETILDFISEDPQLLTRRDFISGYSVLHWLAKRGQDEILLKLLRFAERAGFAVNVNLRGSGGLTPLHVASMQGQFAVVKLLVGAFGANVDAMDYNGKRPWQYLRKDAPVEMKELLGTWDEEHSCGCAQNLNKNVNNNCAGAVSVAACDEADGEETEEVSYFDRAKRSSWRFESLRKLKSSFSFVRSKT; from the exons ATGTATTGCAGCGGCTCGCAACCAGCTGCCCCCGAACAGACTCCCGGACAGGGCTCCATTGTGGAGCGGCTGTCTCGGTATGGCATGCAGGTCATGCCCGGAGCCTCCCCGCGTAGGTCGAGGCTGCAGAGGCAGCAAGAAGTCACCGACGGCTGCGCTCCGGAGAGAGAGTCCGTCCCGCTGGTTCTGCGTAGAAAGTACCTGACGGAGCTTCTCCTGAGCCGGGCTTCCAGCAGCGGAGTTGG CAGCGGGTTGCTGCAGAGCCTCTCCCCGGACCAGGAGGACTCGGACTGGGCTCTGTATCCCATGGAGCACGCCTGGATGCTCCTGGCGGTAGAGGGGAACTACGAAACCATCCTGGACTTCATCTCCGAGGACCCGCAGCTGCTGACCCGGCGGGACTTCATCAGCGGATACTCGGTGCTGCATTGGCTGGCCAAGCGGGGACAGGACGAGAtcctgctgaagctgctgcgGTTCGCGGAGCGTGCGGGCTTTGCGGTGAATGTGAACCTGCGGGGCAGCGGCGGGCTGACCCCGCTGCACGTCGCCAGCATGCAGGGCCAGTTCGCGGTCGTCAAGCTGCTGGTCGGGGCTTTCGGCGCCAACGTGGACGCGATGGACTACAACGGGAAGCGGCCGTGGCAGTACCTGCGGAAGGACGCCCCGGTGGAGATGAAGGAGCTGCTGGGCACCTGGGACGAGGAGCACAGCTGCGGCTGTGCGCAAAACCTCAACAAGAACGTCAACAACAACTGCGCTGGCGCAGTGAGCGTGGCCGCATGCGATGAGGCGGATGGCGAAGAAACTGAAGAAGTGAGTTACTTTGACAGAGCCAAGAGAAGCAGCTGGAGGTTCGAGTCTCTAAGGAAGCTGAAATCCTCCTTTTCATTTGTTAGAAGCAAAACTTGA
- the pttg1 gene encoding securin → MASIIFAEQENAQLHGSSQNLRRRLKSVPEKLKSPMMAKTMATPLSSGRKAFSVVGNRISTPAVETQEKKLVKPQETKATSTPQTKVEEYPEVEQFIPYDPLDFQRYSVPEDLIPLSCMALSGLACFPHRRPDLDEEKMEELPFLSPVEMPECPADYTELTEFLQTIDELTELPSEPEF, encoded by the exons ATGGCGAGCATAATCTTTGCAGAGCAGGAAAATGCACAACTTCATGGATCTTCACAGAATTTGCGCCGGCGACTTAAATCTGTTCCAG AGAAACTAAAGTCTCCTATGATGGCCAAAACGATGGCCACACCGCTCTCATCTGGCCGCAAGGCTTTTAGTGTGGTGGGCAACAGGATTTCAACACCAGCCGTCGAAACGCAGGAGAAGAAACTCGTAAAACCACAG GAAACAAAAGCGACTTCAACGCCTCAGACCAAAGTGGAGGAATATCCAGAAGTTGAGCAGTTTATCCCTTATGACCCATTAG ACTTTCAGAGGTACAGTGTACCTGAAGATCTGATTCCTCTTAGCTGCATGGCTCTGTCTGGGTTGGCTTGCTTTCCACACAGACGTCCTGATCTGGATGAGGAAAAGATGGAAGAGCTCCCATTCCTTTCCCCTGTGGAAATGCCAGAGTGTCCAG CCGACTACACGGAGCTGACCGAGTTTCTTCAAACTATTGATGAGCTTACTGAACTTCCTTCAGAACCTGAGTTTTGA